The following are from one region of the Thermodesulforhabdaceae bacterium genome:
- a CDS encoding DUF523 and DUF1722 domain-containing protein yields the protein MAKLDLKAETKTVEEEKIRLGVSACLLGHKVRYDGSHQRDPFVVDMLGAFVEYVPACPEVECGMGVPRESMKLEENSPLPLLVPHKSRKDFTNRMVEWARGKLIELEGKNLCGFIFKSRSPSCGIERVKIYNKSGAVVGQGSGIFARMFMDCFPYIPVEDEGRLNDPKLRENFIERIFVFHRWQKVSNSGRSLKNLIEFHERHKLILMAHSPEILRKLGRIVASSSDRSFGKTVLKEYEDLLWKGMKLLATPRKHSNVLYHCMGFFKKNLTPDEKQEMIEIIEAYRAGHVPLIVPITLINHYVRKYKPSYLESQYYLNPHPIELRLRNHV from the coding sequence ATGGCGAAGCTTGATCTAAAGGCAGAAACAAAAACCGTTGAAGAAGAAAAAATAAGACTGGGCGTTAGTGCCTGCTTGTTAGGGCACAAGGTTCGTTATGATGGATCGCATCAACGTGATCCCTTCGTTGTGGACATGCTTGGGGCATTTGTGGAATATGTGCCGGCATGTCCCGAAGTGGAATGCGGGATGGGAGTGCCGCGAGAATCCATGAAGCTTGAAGAAAATTCACCTCTGCCGCTACTGGTTCCTCATAAATCCCGAAAGGATTTTACCAATCGTATGGTCGAATGGGCTCGAGGTAAGCTTATTGAACTCGAAGGAAAAAACCTTTGCGGTTTCATATTCAAAAGCCGCTCTCCAAGTTGTGGTATTGAAAGAGTGAAGATTTACAATAAGTCAGGAGCCGTTGTTGGGCAGGGATCCGGTATTTTTGCCAGAATGTTTATGGATTGCTTTCCCTACATTCCCGTGGAAGATGAAGGAAGGCTTAACGATCCCAAGCTGCGAGAAAATTTTATAGAACGAATCTTTGTGTTTCACCGATGGCAAAAAGTATCAAATTCGGGGCGCAGCTTAAAAAACCTTATCGAATTTCACGAACGTCATAAGCTCATTCTAATGGCTCATAGCCCGGAAATACTCCGTAAACTGGGACGCATAGTAGCTTCATCCTCAGACCGATCCTTCGGAAAAACCGTCCTCAAAGAATATGAAGATTTACTCTGGAAAGGAATGAAACTCCTGGCAACTCCTAGAAAACATTCAAATGTTCTTTACCATTGTATGGGCTTCTTTAAGAAAAACCTAACACCCGATGAAAAACAGGAAATGATAGAAATTATAGAAGCCTACCGAGCAGGCCACGTCCCTCTAATCGTTCCAATTACGCTGATAAATCATTACGTGAGAAAGTACAAACCTTCTTATCTAGAAAGCCAGTATTACTTGAACCCTCATCCTATTGAGCTTCGACTAAGGAACCACGTATGA